One Novipirellula galeiformis DNA segment encodes these proteins:
- the gdhA gene encoding NADP-specific glutamate dehydrogenase: MTNNVLPTKSCEETNRFMKGLARRNPGEIEFQQAVNEFVETLMPYVLENRKYRDAQILERMTEPDRIITFRVTWEDDRGNIRANRAWRVQFNNSIGPYKGGLRFHSNVTLSVLKFLGFEQVFKNSLTGLPMGGAKGGANFNPKGKSDREVMRFCQAMMLELHRHIGEDTDVPAGDIGVGGREISYLFGQYIRLENRFAGILTGKGLTFGGSLVRTEATGYGCVYFCENMFNHIGDSLTGKICTVSGSGNVAIYTVEKANELGAKVITMSDSSGFVHDPAGIDAEKLAFIKDLKEVRRGRISEYAEHFKGVTFHANERPWSVPCDVAFPCATQNEINLDDAKVLIANGVKAVSEGANMPTELDGTHAFLKAKILYGPSKAANAGGVAVSGLELSQNALRLSWNHEEVDTKLKTIMRDIHAKCVMHGQNDDIVNYVQGSNIAGFIKVADAMLAYGVS, translated from the coding sequence ATGACCAACAACGTATTGCCGACTAAATCGTGCGAAGAAACCAATCGCTTCATGAAAGGGCTTGCACGCCGCAATCCAGGGGAAATCGAATTCCAACAAGCGGTTAATGAATTCGTCGAAACGTTGATGCCGTACGTCTTGGAAAATCGCAAGTACCGCGACGCTCAAATCCTTGAACGGATGACCGAGCCCGACCGAATCATTACCTTTCGCGTGACCTGGGAAGACGACCGAGGCAACATTCGCGCCAACCGAGCATGGCGAGTTCAATTCAACAATTCGATTGGTCCCTACAAGGGTGGATTGCGATTCCACTCCAACGTAACGCTTAGCGTGCTGAAGTTTCTCGGTTTTGAGCAAGTCTTTAAAAACAGCCTGACGGGCCTCCCGATGGGTGGCGCAAAAGGAGGGGCGAACTTCAACCCGAAAGGAAAAAGCGATCGCGAGGTGATGCGATTTTGCCAAGCGATGATGCTCGAGTTGCATCGCCATATCGGCGAAGATACCGACGTCCCAGCCGGTGATATCGGGGTGGGCGGACGAGAGATCAGCTATCTGTTTGGCCAATATATCCGACTAGAGAATCGCTTTGCCGGAATTCTGACTGGCAAGGGACTGACGTTTGGCGGCAGCCTCGTCCGAACCGAAGCGACCGGTTACGGATGCGTCTACTTCTGTGAAAACATGTTCAACCATATCGGCGATAGTTTGACAGGAAAAATCTGTACCGTCTCCGGTTCGGGTAACGTCGCGATCTACACCGTCGAAAAGGCCAACGAATTGGGCGCCAAGGTGATCACGATGTCGGATTCGTCGGGCTTTGTGCACGACCCAGCGGGGATCGACGCTGAAAAGCTTGCGTTCATCAAGGATCTGAAAGAGGTGCGCCGTGGCCGCATCTCGGAGTACGCCGAGCACTTCAAAGGCGTCACCTTTCATGCCAATGAGCGCCCTTGGTCGGTGCCTTGTGACGTCGCCTTTCCCTGTGCCACCCAAAACGAGATCAACTTGGATGACGCCAAGGTGTTGATCGCAAACGGCGTCAAGGCGGTCAGCGAGGGTGCCAACATGCCGACCGAACTCGACGGGACTCACGCCTTCTTGAAGGCCAAGATCCTGTACGGTCCGTCCAAGGCAGCCAATGCCGGCGGCGTCGCGGTTTCGGGATTAGAGCTGAGCCAAAACGCGTTACGTCTGTCCTGGAACCACGAAGAGGTCGACACCAAGTTGAAGACCATCATGCGTGATATCCACGCCAAGTGTGTGATGCATGGCCAAAACGATGACATCGTCAACTACGTCCAAGGCTCGAACATCGCCGGATTCATCAAGGTCGCCGACGCCATGCTGGCTTACGGCGTCTCCTAA
- a CDS encoding DUF485 domain-containing protein translates to MPHPLPKPDVPTEARQYNSRLGIVLFVIYLVLYAGFVFINAFNASQMETIVVAGLNLAIVYGFGLIIAAILMALLYGVMCRNEPIVDAATDQTANNESSEGASK, encoded by the coding sequence ATGCCTCATCCTTTGCCCAAGCCGGACGTGCCCACTGAGGCGCGCCAGTACAACTCACGACTCGGCATCGTGTTGTTCGTTATTTACTTGGTTCTCTATGCCGGGTTCGTGTTCATCAATGCATTTAACGCGTCCCAAATGGAAACGATTGTCGTCGCAGGACTGAACCTGGCGATCGTTTACGGATTTGGTTTGATCATCGCAGCGATCTTGATGGCACTGCTTTACGGAGTGATGTGTCGCAATGAACCGATCGTTGACGCTGCAACCGACCAAACCGCCAACAACGAATCAAGCGAAGGAGCGTCGAAATGA
- a CDS encoding TIM barrel protein — MFKNFSPWLLGINGRQSELIELALTYGFRGMDVDMADMLRRSQRTSLEDATKYLRAADIKIGGFDLGVNLDADDDTFTAQVATLHPMAEIAKELLVKRAYLRLPVATDRLPYPEYFETQRARLNQIAEVLAPREIRLGVSFSAGKELAEGKEFEFIRDVEGFIALVSSIPAANIGYIIDTFDWVVGKGTLEQLTSIDAEKIVAVRLGSVASDATVETAKTTDRVLPEKEGALAHVSVVSHLKSVSYSGPVCPTASSSRYKGQTRENTVQKGQEAIDSISKDAGVHVAPLPMDLIEDVPYEPTPAI, encoded by the coding sequence ATGTTCAAGAATTTTTCTCCTTGGTTACTTGGAATCAACGGCCGTCAAAGTGAATTAATCGAGTTGGCGTTGACCTACGGGTTCCGTGGAATGGATGTCGATATGGCCGACATGCTCCGTCGCTCGCAACGGACCAGCTTGGAAGACGCGACCAAGTATCTGCGTGCAGCCGACATTAAAATTGGTGGCTTCGATCTCGGTGTCAATTTGGACGCGGACGACGACACGTTTACCGCCCAAGTCGCGACGCTTCACCCGATGGCTGAAATCGCCAAGGAATTGTTGGTCAAGCGAGCGTACCTGCGTTTGCCCGTGGCTACCGACCGCTTGCCGTACCCAGAGTACTTCGAGACTCAACGTGCTCGTTTGAACCAAATCGCGGAAGTTTTGGCTCCTCGCGAAATCCGTTTAGGCGTTTCGTTCTCCGCGGGCAAGGAATTGGCCGAAGGCAAAGAGTTCGAATTCATTCGCGATGTCGAAGGCTTTATCGCGTTGGTCAGCAGCATTCCTGCTGCGAACATCGGCTACATCATCGACACGTTCGATTGGGTCGTGGGCAAGGGCACGCTTGAGCAATTGACCAGCATCGATGCCGAGAAGATTGTTGCGGTACGTTTGGGATCGGTTGCCAGTGACGCCACCGTCGAAACCGCCAAGACGACCGATCGCGTGTTGCCAGAAAAAGAAGGCGCATTGGCTCACGTCAGCGTGGTCAGCCATCTGAAGTCGGTTAGCTACAGTGGTCCGGTTTGCCCGACCGCCTCGTCGTCGCGTTACAAAGGGCAAACCCGTGAAAACACGGTTCAGAAGGGCCAAGAAGCGATCGATTCGATCTCCAAGGACGCGGGCGTTCACGTCGCACCGTTGCCAATGGATTTGATCGAAGACGTTCCTTACGAGCCAACGCCAGCGATCTAA
- a CDS encoding MBL fold metallo-hydrolase codes for MANPSHPPTPSNDTSQQATPPRHASQNPRQAEVVFLGTGTSVGVPALGCQCAVCTSDSPRNNRTRCAIAVHLPAAIADHDPAVDPNAPQHGSRTILIDTPPDLRTQLLREKISLIHAVLFTHEHADHLFGLDDLRLFPFRLGHPVPLYCQTRVEQRIRHSFDYAFSHREPTHPGAVPQLEFCNIDEAPFEVLGVRVTPIPMTHGPRFHVLGFRIGDFAYCTDTNGIPDSSLERLRGVRTFVVGALRHTPHPTHFSLQEAIDMATKVGAAQTYLTHISHDLDHEKTTSQLPAGVAMSYDGLRVKINFD; via the coding sequence ATGGCCAATCCTTCCCACCCGCCGACCCCCTCTAACGACACCTCGCAGCAAGCGACTCCGCCCCGGCATGCTAGCCAAAATCCGCGTCAAGCCGAAGTCGTTTTTCTTGGCACCGGAACCAGCGTCGGCGTGCCTGCATTGGGCTGCCAATGCGCCGTCTGCACAAGCGATTCACCCCGCAATAACCGCACCCGATGTGCCATTGCCGTCCATTTACCCGCGGCCATCGCGGACCACGATCCGGCGGTCGATCCCAACGCTCCTCAGCACGGCTCGCGAACCATCTTGATCGATACCCCGCCCGACCTGCGGACCCAATTGTTGAGGGAAAAAATCTCCCTCATCCACGCCGTTTTGTTTACCCACGAACACGCCGATCACCTGTTTGGCTTGGACGACCTGCGACTTTTCCCGTTCCGGCTTGGGCACCCAGTCCCCCTATACTGCCAAACCCGCGTCGAACAGCGGATTCGGCATTCGTTTGATTACGCCTTCTCCCATCGCGAGCCCACCCACCCTGGCGCGGTTCCCCAGCTGGAGTTTTGCAACATCGACGAGGCTCCGTTCGAGGTGTTGGGGGTCCGCGTGACGCCGATCCCCATGACCCACGGGCCCCGATTCCATGTGCTGGGATTCCGCATCGGTGATTTTGCCTATTGTACCGATACCAATGGTATTCCCGATTCTTCGCTCGAGCGGCTGCGCGGGGTCCGAACGTTCGTGGTTGGAGCGCTTCGCCATACGCCTCATCCGACGCACTTCAGTTTGCAGGAGGCGATCGACATGGCGACCAAGGTCGGTGCCGCGCAAACCTACTTAACCCATATCTCGCACGATCTGGACCACGAAAAAACAACGAGTCAGTTGCCCGCAGGCGTGGCGATGAGCTACGACGGTTTACGCGTGAAGATTAATTTTGATTGA
- a CDS encoding sodium/solute symporter, whose protein sequence is MIYDPSWIAVFVFLAFVVVTVGLSFFLGRKATSSEGYFAAHGQIPWFINGVAFAGDYLSAASFLGICGMIAAYGYDGFLYSIGYLAGWIVALFVIAEPMKRLGRFTFADALDAQFNSRGIKLAAGISTLAVSIFYLIPQMVGAGSLIQPLLGFPHWVGVVMVGVVVIVIVVTAGMVSTTWVQFLKGSLLVFFSAILVVMLLRQGFVESDGGLQSIGPIDSATVSAPQIEGRDTIPATDAWAEHPEFVRLANSEGGFTIFRVEASAENPNQVMLRQAQAISTSVNGEQFVDGLPFGASEGQRQLLPIGHISKLPSDYEASTPLGPISFFTTLSKSEIVLWGNEVIRHPDGATTKVYFQKPTAGTQVLRPGEHPMFSGIRGGQPTDRINFLSLMLALFCGTASLPHILIRYYTVKDGSAARKSTIVGIASIGFFYVLTLYLGLGAMTSNALDLTDTNMAAPLLARSISQWLFAIISAIAFTTVLGTVSGLILASSGAVAHDLIGGVLGIELSGHTQVRVAKLAAVFVGLIAILLGIAFKEMNVSYLVGWAFSVAASANLPALVMLLFWKRTTKEGIISSVIVGMLSSLGWILLSADTYEKVFGWDGADAIVPFAQPGIVTIPLAFVALVVVSLLTKRETPEASHA, encoded by the coding sequence ATGATTTATGACCCTTCCTGGATCGCAGTCTTCGTTTTCCTCGCCTTCGTCGTCGTCACCGTCGGACTTAGTTTCTTTCTGGGGCGTAAAGCAACCTCCAGTGAAGGTTACTTTGCCGCACACGGACAAATCCCCTGGTTCATCAACGGGGTCGCGTTTGCGGGCGATTATTTGTCTGCCGCGTCGTTTCTAGGCATTTGCGGGATGATCGCCGCCTATGGCTACGACGGTTTTCTATATTCCATCGGTTACTTAGCCGGTTGGATCGTGGCCCTCTTTGTAATCGCCGAGCCGATGAAACGACTCGGTCGATTCACGTTTGCCGACGCCCTGGATGCCCAATTCAATTCACGCGGAATTAAACTTGCCGCCGGCATCAGCACGTTGGCCGTCAGCATTTTTTATCTGATCCCGCAAATGGTCGGGGCCGGTTCGTTAATCCAACCACTGCTAGGATTTCCGCATTGGGTCGGCGTCGTGATGGTCGGCGTCGTTGTAATCGTGATCGTCGTGACGGCGGGCATGGTTTCGACCACCTGGGTTCAATTCCTCAAAGGATCGCTGTTGGTCTTCTTCAGTGCGATTTTGGTGGTGATGCTGTTGAGGCAAGGCTTCGTGGAGTCCGATGGCGGACTGCAATCAATCGGGCCGATCGATTCGGCGACTGTTTCAGCGCCCCAGATTGAGGGCCGCGATACGATTCCGGCAACCGACGCATGGGCTGAGCACCCCGAGTTCGTACGACTTGCGAACTCCGAAGGCGGATTCACGATCTTTCGTGTCGAAGCCTCCGCCGAGAACCCCAATCAAGTGATGTTGCGTCAGGCTCAAGCGATTTCCACCTCCGTCAATGGAGAACAATTCGTCGATGGATTGCCGTTCGGTGCGAGCGAAGGACAACGTCAACTGTTACCGATTGGACATATCTCCAAACTTCCGTCGGACTACGAAGCCTCGACTCCCCTCGGTCCCATTTCGTTTTTCACGACCCTCTCTAAAAGTGAGATTGTGCTGTGGGGCAACGAGGTGATCCGTCATCCCGACGGAGCGACGACCAAGGTCTACTTTCAAAAGCCGACCGCGGGCACGCAAGTTCTGCGACCGGGAGAGCACCCGATGTTTTCCGGGATTCGCGGAGGCCAACCGACCGACCGCATTAACTTTTTGTCGTTGATGTTGGCGCTGTTCTGCGGAACCGCATCGCTACCCCACATTTTGATTCGTTACTACACGGTCAAAGATGGATCGGCGGCTCGTAAAAGCACGATTGTGGGAATCGCCAGCATCGGATTCTTCTATGTCTTGACGCTCTATCTCGGTCTCGGAGCGATGACCAGCAATGCACTCGATTTGACCGACACCAATATGGCTGCCCCACTCTTGGCACGCAGTATAAGCCAATGGTTGTTCGCCATCATCTCGGCAATCGCGTTCACCACCGTACTTGGGACGGTCAGCGGATTGATCTTGGCCAGTAGTGGTGCGGTGGCTCACGATTTGATCGGCGGCGTGTTGGGCATCGAATTGAGCGGACACACGCAAGTTCGCGTCGCGAAGCTGGCAGCCGTGTTCGTGGGCTTGATTGCGATCCTACTCGGTATCGCATTCAAAGAAATGAACGTCAGCTATCTGGTCGGTTGGGCGTTCAGCGTCGCTGCCAGTGCTAACTTGCCCGCACTCGTGATGCTGTTGTTCTGGAAACGCACGACCAAGGAAGGCATCATCTCCAGCGTGATCGTCGGCATGCTCAGCTCGCTGGGGTGGATTCTGCTATCGGCGGACACCTACGAGAAGGTCTTCGGATGGGACGGCGCGGATGCAATCGTGCCGTTCGCTCAACCCGGCATCGTCACGATCCCGTTAGCATTTGTTGCCTTGGTCGTGGTTTCTCTGCTGACAAAGCGAGAGACGCCGGAAGCTTCCCACGCGTAG